In Tenebrio molitor chromosome 6, icTenMoli1.1, whole genome shotgun sequence, one genomic interval encodes:
- the LOC138133488 gene encoding 1,5-anhydro-D-fructose reductase-like, protein MAANIFLDLPGGLKMPALGIGTWQSKDETETAAAINAALDAGYRHIDTAYRYENEKIIGKVLKEWFASGKLKREDVFITTKLPLHAVHPDRVEPFMKKSLKNLGLDYVDLYLIHFPIGFKYDEGTEKLKINEKGEIETEGKTDHAAIWKKMEEQVDAGRAKTIGLSNYTIAQIQTVLKSARIKPANLQVEIHVYFQQHPLVDFCHKNGITVVAYSPLGSPGYNKFLKNMGQEPKELPDILADPVVGKIAKKHSKTPAQVVLRFLIQRGLAPIPKSVTPKRLQENINVFDFALDDGDFKELLKLDLGEKGRVCDFKLFKGIQNHPDFPVKG, encoded by the exons ATGGCGGCTAATATATTCCTTGATTTACCCGGTGGTTTGAAGATGCCTGCTCTTGGTATAGGTACTTGGCAA TCCAAAGATGAGACTGAAACTGCAGCGGCTATAAATGCAGCTCTCGATGCTGGTTATCGTCACATAGACACTGCTTATAGAtacgaaaatgaaaaaattatcgGCAAAGTTTTAAAAGAATGGTTTGCATCTGGTAAACTGAAAAGAGAAGATGTGTTCATTACGACAAAACTTCCATTGCACGCTGTACATCCTGATAGAGTAGAACCTTTTATGAAGAAATCGTTAAAAAATTTAGGACTTGATTATGTCGACTTATATTTGATTCATTTTCCaattggatttaaatatgACGAAGGAAcagaaaaactaaaaataaatgagaagGGAGAAATTGAAACCGAGGGTAAAACTGATCATGCCGCTATTTGGAAG AAAATGGAAGAGCAAGTCGACGCTGGTCGCGCAAAGACAATAGGTTTGTCTAATTACACCATCGCGCAAATACAAACCGTTTTAAAATCTGCCAGAATCAAACCAGCAAATTTGCAAGTTGAAATTCATGTCTACTTCCAGCAGCACCCTCTTGTTGACTTTTGCCACAAGAACGGCATAACTGTGGTGGCCTATTCTCCACTAGGATCGCctggttacaacaaatttttgaaaaacatggGACAAGA GCCGAAAGAATTACCCGATATACTTGCCGACCCAGTAGTCggtaaaattgccaaaaagcACTCAAAAACCCCGGCACAGGTTGTACTTCGATTTCTTATTCAAAGAGGACTTGCACCGATTCCAAAAAGTGTCACTCCCAAGCGCCTCCAAGAAAATATCAACGTGTTCGATTTCGCCCTCGACGATGGAGATTTTAAAGAGTTGCTAAAACTGGATCTCGGCGAGAAAGGGAGGGTTtgtgattttaaattgtttaaggG CATTCAAAATCATCCCGATTTTCCAGTCAAGGGGTAG